A genomic region of Bactrocera dorsalis isolate Fly_Bdor chromosome 3, ASM2337382v1, whole genome shotgun sequence contains the following coding sequences:
- the LOC105228442 gene encoding alpha N-terminal protein methyltransferase 1 yields MSVLNKDTLLAPQADQNNATENDFYGRAQKYWSEVPATVNGMLGGLGYLNRIDIQGSSSFLRDLKDLGKNNALDCGAGIGRITKNLLMSRFNTTDIVEQDASFTEKAREYCTEGNEHNGRLGEIYTMGLQEFTPAANKYDVIWCQWVLGHLTESDLFNFFHRMRVGLTNKGYLIIKENVTSSNIVEEDKQDSSVTRPLKIYETAIKSAGFRIVKTWRQQSFPKGLYPVYMLACRPTE; encoded by the coding sequence ATGTCTGTGCTCAATAAGGATACTTTGCTAGCTCCACAAGCTGACCAAAACAATGCAACCGAAAATGATTTTTATGGTAGAGCGCAAAAATATTGGTCCGAAGTTCCTGCTACGGTGAACGGCATGCTCGGTGGTTTAGGATATCTAAATAGAATTGATATCCAAGGTTCCAGTAGTTTTTTAAGAGATTTAAAAGACTTGGGTAAAAACAACGCTCTCGATTGTGGCGCGGGTATTGGGcgtataacaaaaaatttactaatGTCGCGTTTTAATACAACCGATATTGTTGAGCAGGATGCCAGTTTTACAGAAAAAGCACGTGAATATTGCACAGAGGGTAATGAGCATAACGGTCGCTTAGGTGAAATATACACTATGGGTCTTCAAGAATTTACACCAGCTGCGAATAAATATGATGTGATATGGTGTCAGTGGGTCCTGGGCCATCTCACCGAAAGTGACCTTTTCAACTTTTTCCATCGTATGCGTGTTGGTCTAACAAACAAaggttatttaataattaaggAGAATGTTACATCGTCCAATATAGTTGAAGAGGATAAGCAAGACTCCTCAGTAACACGTCCATTGAAAATATACGAAACTGCAATAAAAAGTGCAGGATTTCGAATTGTAAAAACTTGGCGACAGCAGAGCTTTCCCAAAGGATTATACCCGGTTTACATGTTGGCCTGCCGACCCACAGAATAA
- the LOC105228443 gene encoding eukaryotic translation initiation factor 3 subunit M, producing the protein MNSPPVFIDLSLDEQVQELRKFFKKLGAEISSEKSNKGVEDDLHKIIGVCDVCFKDGEPSQIDGILNSIVSIMITIPLDRGENIVLAYCEKMTKAPNVPLAKVCLESLWRLFNNLDTASPLRYHVYYHLVQVAKQSDQVLEVFTGVDQLKSQFANCPPSSEQMQKLYRLLHDVTKDTNLELSAKVMIELLGTYTADNACVAREDAMKCIVTALADPNTFLLDPLLALKPVRFLEGDLIHDLLSIFVSDKLPSYIQFYEDHKEFVTSQGLNHEQNMKKMRLLTFMQLAESNPEMSFETLTKELQITEDEVEPFVIEVLKTKLVRARLDQANRKVHISSTMHRTFGATQWQQLRDLLYAWKENLSSVREGLGSVSAAQLDLARSQKLIH; encoded by the exons ATGAATTCTCCTCCGGTATTTATTGACTTGTCTTTGGACGAGCAG GTGCAAGAACTgagaaaattctttaaaaagctGGGAGCCGAAATCTCATCCGAAAAATCTAACAAAGGTGTTGAAGATGATTTACATAAGATCATTGGAGTTTGCGATGTTTGTTTCAAAGATGGCGAACCCTCTCAAATTGATGGCATCCTTAATAGTATTGTTTCCATAATGATTACG ATTCCACTCGACCGCGGTGAAAACATTGTTTTAGCTTACTGTGAAAAAATGACGAAAGCTCCTAATGTGCCATTGGCAAAGGTTTGCTTAGAGTCTTTGTGGCGTTTATTTAACAACTTGGATACAGCATCACCTTTGCGCTATCATGTTTATTACCATCTTGTTCAAGTGGCCAAACAAAGTGACCAAGTTTTGGAAGTTTTCACAGGTGTTGATCAACTGAAATCACAATTTGCTAATTGCCCACCATCTAGTGAGCAAATGCAGAAACTATACCGCTTGTTACACGATGTGACTAAGGATACTAACTTGGAGTTGTCAGCTAAAGTTATGATTGAATTGCTTGGCACTTACACAGCAGATAATGCCTGTGTTGCTCGAGAAGATGCAATGAAATGCATCGTGACAGCACTAGCTGATCCCAACACATTTCTGTTGGATCCATTGTTAGCCCTTAAACCGGTGCGCTTTTTGGAAGGTGATTTAATACATGACTTGTTGTCAATTTTTGTATCCGACAAATTGCCATCGTATATACAATTCTATGAAGATCATAAGGAATTCGTTACTTCTCAAGGTTTAAATCATGAgcagaatatgaaaaaaatgcgtTTATTGACCTTCATGCAACTGGCAGAAAGTAATCCTGAAATGTCATTTGAAACACTCACAAAAGAATTACAAATAACTGAAGATGAAGTTGAACCATTCGTTATTGAAGTACTGAAAACAAAATTAGTGCGTGCACGTCTCGACCAGGCCAATCGCAAAGTGCACATCTCATCAACCATGCATCGTACATTTGGCGCAACCCAATGGCAACAATTACGCGACCTTCTGTACGCctggaaagaaaatttgagttCGGTGCGTGAAGGTTTGGGTAGTGTTTCAGCAGCACAACTCGATTTAGCGCGGAGTCAAAAATTAATACACTAA
- the LOC109579684 gene encoding cytochrome c oxidase assembly protein COX19: MNSNTLNQKSFIPTPPEKGSFPLDHESICKKYYLLYMNCLRRNNDNNSQCRQEAKEYLGCRMQNNLMEQTQWSKLGFEDESKTNTKDNNKNKLQ, translated from the coding sequence ATGAATTCGAATACGCTTAATCAGAAGTCATTCATACCAACACCACCGGAGAAGGGCAGTTTTCCACTTGATCACGAaagtatttgtaaaaaatactacCTCCTGTACATGAATTGTTTGCGCcgaaacaacgacaacaactcGCAGTGTCGCCAAGAAGCTAAAGAATACCTTGGTTGTCGCATGCAAAACAATTTGATGGAGCAAACGCAGTGGTCCAAGCTGGGCTTTGAAGACGAGAGTAAAACAAATACCAAggacaataacaaaaacaaattgcaataa
- the LOC105228444 gene encoding phosphopantothenoylcysteine decarboxylase produces MMRPQKNILIGVTGSVATIKLPLLIEKIQEYEKEYTINIKIVPTEHARHFFESTLLPAKVKILIDVAEWSMWQRRGDPVLHIDLGKWADILLIAPLSANTLAKIATGICDNLLTCVVRAWDLHKPLLFCPAMNTRMYDHPLTYEQISKLKSWGYTEIPCISKMLMCGDTGNGAMAEVSTIVERLKPFLEKS; encoded by the exons ATGATGAGACCTCAAAAGAACATACTAATCGGTGTCACGGGAAGTGTGGCGACTATCAAACTACCATTgctaattgaaaaaatacaagaaTACGAGAAAGAATACACCATAAAT ATTAAAATAGTCCCCACAGAGCACGCTAGACATTTTTTCGAAAGTACGCTTTTGCCTGCAAAGGTAAAAATATTGATTGATGTCGCCGAGTGGTCAATGTGGCAAAGAAGAGGTGATCCTGTATTACATATAGATTTGGGCAAATGGGCAGACATCCTACTAATCGCACCACTCAGCGCAAACACACTGGCCAAAATAGCAACG GGTATATGCGATAACCTACTCACTTGTGTGGTACGTGCCTGGGACCTACACAAGCCGTTACTCTTCTGTCCAGCAATGAATACTCGTATGTACGACCATCCTCTGACATATGAACAAATAAGCAAACTTAAGTCTTGGGGATATACCGAAATACCTTGTATATCAAAGATGTTAATGTGCGGAGATACGGGTAATGGGGCAATGGCCGAAGTGTCTACAATCGTTGAACGATTAAAACCCTTTTTAGAAAAATCATAG
- the LOC105228445 gene encoding GDP-fucose protein O-fucosyltransferase 1: MLVLLRIIVFCTLLLYSNASEIDVNGYLAYCPCMGRFGNQADHFLGALAFSKALNRTLILPPWVEYRKGEIRSTQVPFDTYFQVEPLQEFHRVILMADFMMHIAPKIWPENKRISFCYMERKTLSPNKSPKPDCHAKDGNPFGPFWDTYNISFVDSVFYSPLNFDIHHRAMATKWQEKYPPTEWPVIPFTGAPASFPVQAENRDLHRYLRWSNIYEDMMRTFIKNNLPRGAFIGIHLRNGIDWVRACEHVRDSQQLFASPQCLGYNNERGSLYFDLCLPSKELIIRQIKRLIKSVKQSNPTNEIRSIFVAADANHMITELNTALSRMNVTAHKLYNDDPHLDLAILGMANHFIGNCVSSFSAFVKRERDVKGLPSYFWAYPKEKERQHARTHEEL, translated from the exons ATGCTAGTGTTACTGAGAATAATTGTATTTTGCACATTGCTATTATATAGCAATGCTTCCGAAATTGATGTCAATGGCTATTTAGCTTATTGTCCTTGCATGG GTCGATTTGGTAACCAAGCCGATCATTTTTTAGGAGCATTAGCTTTCTCCAAAGCTCTTAATCGTACATTAATTTTGCCACCATGGGTTGAATATAGGAAAGGTGAAATACGTTCTACACAAGTTCCTTTCGACACATATTTTCAGGTGGAGCCTTTACAAGAATTTCACCGTGTTATACTAATGGCTGATTTTATGATGCATATAGCCCCAAAAATTTGGCCTGAAAATAAACGTATTTCATTTTGCTACATGGAAAGGAAAACTCTAAGTCCCAACAAATCTCCGAAACCCGACTGTCATGCAAAAGATGGAAATCCTTTTGGTCCATTTTGGGATACGTACAACATATCCTTCGTGGATTCTGTGTTTTACAGTCCTCTTAACTTCGACATACATCACAGAGCAATGGCAACAAAATGGCAAGAGAAGTATCCGCCTACAGAATGGCCTGTTATACCATTTACTGGTGCACCAGCTAGCTTCCCCGTACAAGCAGAGAATAGGGATTTGCATCGTTATCTACGTTGGTCAAATATTTATGAAGATATGATGcgtacttttattaaaaataacttaccTCGTGGTGCTTTTATTGGTATTCACCTCCGTAATGGTATTGACTGGGTACGAGCATGTGAACATGTACGAGATAGTCAGCAATTATTCGCTTCACCACAATGCCTCGGATATAATAATGAGCGTGGTTCATTATATTTCGATCTTTGCTTGCCTTCTAAAGAGCTTATTATTAGACAAATCAAACGTTTGATTAAAAGCGTTAAGCAAAGTAATCCTACCAATGAGATTCGTTCAATATTTGTGGCAGCAGACGCTAATCATATGATAACGGAATTAAACACCGCATTGTCGCGTATGAATGTTACGGCCCATAAATTATATAATGATGACCCACACCTAGATCTAGCCATATTAGGTATGGCAAATCATTTCATCGGCAATTGTGTTTCGTCATTTAGTGCATTTGTTAAAAGAGAACGAGATGTTAAAGGTTTACCTTCATATTTTTGGGCGTATcccaaagaaaaagaacgccAACATGCAAGAACCCATGAAGAACTCTAA